The Pseudomonas sp. FP2309 genome has a window encoding:
- a CDS encoding amidase: MIRRRPFTSLFLLLLLALLGWVWHERVNLQAFPDIIAAYTAKEYCSCRYVANNPADYCRGYVKQYVPTSAFRDSPERSEVTASGLGRTHTARWLGERQGCRLVP; encoded by the coding sequence ATGATCCGTCGTCGGCCGTTTACCAGCCTGTTTCTGCTGCTGTTGCTCGCCTTGCTCGGCTGGGTGTGGCACGAGCGCGTCAACCTGCAAGCCTTCCCCGACATCATTGCGGCCTACACCGCCAAGGAGTACTGCTCGTGCCGCTATGTAGCGAACAATCCAGCTGACTATTGCCGGGGTTATGTGAAGCAGTACGTGCCCACCAGTGCGTTCAGGGATAGCCCGGAGCGTAGTGAAGTGACGGCGAGCGGGCTGGGGCGCACGCACACGGCGCGGTGGTTGGGGGAGCGGCAGGGGTGTCGGTTGGTGCCGTGA